A genomic segment from Candidatus Zixiibacteriota bacterium encodes:
- the tatA gene encoding twin-arginine translocase TatA/TatE family subunit gives MFGMGPWELLLIFLVVLLLFGAKRLPDIAQGLGKGIREFKRAMKDTTDEIKGSMNEPPTTNDKEKKNG, from the coding sequence ATGTTTGGAATGGGTCCCTGGGAATTGTTACTCATCTTTCTGGTTGTCCTGCTTTTGTTTGGCGCCAAGAGGTTGCCCGATATCGCGCAGGGACTGGGAAAAGGGATTCGGGAATTCAAGAGAGCGATGAAGGATACAACCGATGAGATAAAGGGTTCGATGAACGAACCGCCCACGACGAATGACAAAGAGAAAAAGAACGGTTAA
- a CDS encoding DUF4321 domain-containing protein, which translates to MKSRELTFIIVALVLGAVFGGLIGDIIGTFLPAGAAKTVFTKAIVVGFDTVKVDFYAVSFTFGLKLKINFMSMLVVLLVIIYFRWWYI; encoded by the coding sequence ATGAAATCGCGCGAACTTACTTTTATTATTGTCGCTCTGGTACTGGGCGCGGTATTCGGCGGACTGATTGGAGATATTATCGGTACTTTTCTTCCGGCCGGGGCCGCTAAGACGGTTTTTACCAAGGCTATTGTAGTCGGGTTTGACACGGTCAAGGTTGACTTTTACGCGGTTTCGTTCACGTTCGGGCTGAAGTTGAAAATTAATTTTATGTCAATGCTGGTGGTTCTGCTGGTTATTATATATTTTAGATGGTGGTACATTTAA
- the purQ gene encoding phosphoribosylformylglycinamidine synthase subunit PurQ, which translates to MKFGVVTFPGANCDYDAYAAVKNILKEDVVFLWHKSEDLAGSDVVILPGGFSYGDYLRAGAIARFSPIMNKVVDFANTGGIVIGICNGFQVLTECGLLPGALIRNRSLRFSCRYVHLRVENSGTSFTRECRKGEVLRIPIAHGEGNYYHFDDEIERLEDNGQVVFRYVDATGNVTDEANPNGSINNIAGIINRTGNVLGMMPHPERAVETILGSSDGVKVLQSIRSSAGKLSMAG; encoded by the coding sequence TTACATTTCCGGGCGCCAATTGCGACTATGACGCTTACGCGGCGGTTAAGAATATACTGAAGGAAGACGTGGTATTTCTCTGGCATAAGTCCGAGGATTTGGCCGGATCCGATGTGGTGATTCTTCCCGGCGGATTTTCTTATGGTGACTATCTGAGAGCGGGGGCAATTGCCAGGTTTTCCCCGATTATGAACAAGGTTGTTGACTTCGCCAATACGGGCGGCATTGTGATCGGGATCTGTAATGGTTTTCAGGTTCTTACTGAGTGCGGGCTGTTGCCGGGGGCTTTGATTAGAAATCGCTCCCTGCGTTTCAGCTGCAGATATGTTCACCTTCGGGTGGAGAACAGCGGCACCAGTTTCACCCGCGAGTGCCGCAAGGGGGAGGTTCTCAGGATACCGATTGCTCACGGCGAGGGCAATTACTATCACTTCGATGATGAGATCGAACGGCTCGAGGATAATGGTCAGGTCGTGTTCAGGTATGTAGACGCGACGGGCAATGTTACTGATGAGGCCAATCCGAACGGTTCGATTAACAATATAGCCGGTATAATAAATCGGACCGGCAACGTACTTGGGATGATGCCTCATCCTGAGCGGGCGGTCGAGACGATTTTGGGTTCTTCCGATGGCGTGAAGGTGCTTCAATCGATCCGGTCATCGGCGGGCAAACTGAGTATGGCGGGCTGA